In Pseudoxanthobacter soli DSM 19599, the sequence GATCTGATGGAATCATCAGATCGACAAGAAATCGCTCCAGATTCAAAAGCATGAGCATATCCTTATCGTTCAGATCGATCCGATCTGAACGGGATATGCTCCAGCCCGGCGGGCGAGGGCGCTTTCCGGCCGGATCGCGCCGCCTGACCGGCTTCATTGTGCCCGAGAACGAGAAAACCCCGCCGTGCTGCCGCACGGCGGGGTTTTCGATTCACAGTCGGCCCTTTGGATGAGCGCGCCGGTCAGGCGGCGGCCGCAGCCTCCTGAAGGCGGGCGACGTAGCGCGCCATCTGGTCGACCTCGATATTGATGCGGTCCGACGGCGCCGTCTCGTCCCAGTTCGTCACCGCGAGAGTGTGCGGGATGAGCAGCACCGAGAAATCGTTGCCATCGACCGTGTTCACCGTCAGCGACGTGCCGTTGAGGCAGACGGAGCCCTTCACGGCGACGAAGCGGGCGAGTTCCGGCGCGGTGCGGAAGGTGAAGCGGGTGGTCTCGCCGATATCCTCCCGCGCGACCACGGTCGCAAGGCCGTCGACGTGCCCGGAGACGAGGTGGCCGCCGAGTTCGTCGCCGATCTTGAGCGCGCGTTCCAGATTGATCCGGCGGCCGGGCTGCCAGCCATCGACGGTGGTGACGGCGAGCGTCTCGGGACCGGCATCGAAGGCGATCTCGGTGAGGCCGTCGGCGCGCGGCGCGCGGGACACCACCGTCAGGCAGACGCCGTCGCAGGCGATCGAGGCGCCGATGTCGATGGTTTCGGCCTCATAGCGGCTCAGAACCACCAGTCGCTTGACCACGTTGTCGGCCGCCGCCTCGGCGAGTTCGCCGACATCGGTGACAATTCCCGTGAACATCAGCTGCGCTCCTTGCGCCAGAACCGGAGGACGCGATCGACGCCGAGGCGCCGGTCGCCGATCTGGACGAATCGCGGGTCTTCCGGCACGGCCTCCGGCGGCTTGCCGGAGAAGGCGGGGATGCCGCCGGCCCCGATGGCCATCGGCGAGACGTCGAAGATCATTTCGTCGATCAGATCGGCATCGAGCAGCGCGTTTGCAACCCGCGGCCCGCCTTCGACGAGAACGGACGTGATGCCCTGCGCCGACACCGCCGCGAGCGCGGCGGGGAGCGAGACGCGGCCGCTGTCGTCCGCGTCGACCGGCAGCACGGTGACGCCCTTTTCCTGCCACGCCGCCACCAGCGCCGGATCGGTGCGGTGGGTGGTCACGATCCACAGCGGTGCGTCGCCGGCGGTGCGCACGAGCTTCGAATCGACCGGCAGACGTCCCGCGCTGTCGAGCACCACCCGCACCGGCGAGCGGTCGACGAGGCCGGGCAGCCGGCAGGTGAGGGACGGGTCGTCGCTCAACGCGGTGCCGATGCCCACGAGGATGGCGTCGGTCGAGGTGCGCAGGCCGTGGACGTAATCGAGCGCCTCGGGCGAGGAGATCGCGATCTGGCCGGCGCCCTCGCGCCCGACGAAGCCGTCGGACGACATTGCCATCTTCAGCCGGACGTGCGGGCGGCCGTCGCGCACCCGCCGGATATGGCCCGCGTGGTCGCGCGCGGCCTCCTCGGCGAGGATGCCGGTGACGACCTCGATGCCGGCCTCGCGCAGGATGGCGTGGCCCTGGCCCGCCACGAGCGGGTTCGGGTCCTCGATCGCCGTCACCACCCGCGCGACGCCGGCGTCACGGAGCGCGACGGCGCACGGGCCGGTACGGCCCTGATGGCTGCAGGGCTCCAGCGTGACGTAGGCGGTGGCGCCGCGGGCGGCGTCCCCGGCTTCGGCAAGGGCGAGGGGTTCGGCGTGGGGACGGCCGCCGGGCGCGGTCACGCCGCGGCCGATCACGGTCGGGCCGGCGCCGTCGTCGCGGGTGACGATCGCCCCGACCGAGGGGTTGGGCCAGGTGCGGCCGGCATTGCGGCGGCCGATGGAAAGCGCCGCCGCCATGAAGCGGCGATCGAGTTCAGGCGATTTCATCGCGGCGTCGGCCCTCGTCCGGAACGCCCGCTTCCGCCGCGGCGGGGGCGTTCGAGTGTCTGGCGAGGCCGCTCGACGTGTCGGGGGGTCCGCCGAGTAAAAGCATGAAAACTAAAAGGCTTTTAATCTGCTTAAAACCGCCGAGAACAATAACCGGATCCCGTTGGAGGACCCGGCGCAGTCATTCCCGATTGTCGTCGGCTGGCAATACCAGCATGGCCTCATTCCGGCGGGGCGTCAATCGTCGCCCCGCGGAACGAACTCCTCAAGGAAGGCGCCGAAGTCCTTCGCTTCGCGGAAGTCGCGGTAAACGGACGCGAAGCGGACATAGGCGACATCGTCGACCGCCCGCAGCGCTTCCATCACCATCAGCCCGATCTGCTCGGAGGTGACCTCGTTTTCGCCGAGGCTTTCGAGCCGGCGCACCACGCCGGACACCATCTGCTCGACGCGTTCGGCATCGACCGGCCGCTTGCGCAGCGCGGTCAGGACCGAACGCATCAGCTTCTCGCGGTCGAACGGCACGCGGCGGCCGGAGCGCTTCAGGACCGTGAGCTCGCGCAGCTGCACGCGCTCGAAGGTCGTGAAGCGTCCGCCGCAGGTGACGCACACCCGCCGGCGACGGATCGCGGCGCCATCCTCGCTGGGCCGCGAATCCTTCACCTGGGTGTCGTCACCGCCGCAATAGGGGCACCGCATCGGATCTCCGTCAGCGGTAGAGCGGGAAGCGGGCGACGAGCGCAGCGACCTCGTTGCGCACCTTGCCTTCGACCAGCGAGTCTTCCTCGGCGCCCTTCTGCGACAGCGCGCCGAGCACCTCGGCGATCATGTCGCCGATCTGGCGGAACTCCGCCTCGCCGAAGCCGCGCGTGGTGCCCGCCGGGGTGCCGAGACGGATGCCCGAGGTCACGAACGGCTTCTCCGGGTCGTAGGGGATGCCGTTCTTGTTGCAGGTGAGGTGCGCGCGGCCGAGGGCGATCTCCGAGACCTTGCCGGTCAGCGACTTCGGCCGCAGGTCGACCAGCATCA encodes:
- a CDS encoding riboflavin synthase yields the protein MFTGIVTDVGELAEAAADNVVKRLVVLSRYEAETIDIGASIACDGVCLTVVSRAPRADGLTEIAFDAGPETLAVTTVDGWQPGRRINLERALKIGDELGGHLVSGHVDGLATVVAREDIGETTRFTFRTAPELARFVAVKGSVCLNGTSLTVNTVDGNDFSVLLIPHTLAVTNWDETAPSDRINIEVDQMARYVARLQEAAAAA
- the ribD gene encoding bifunctional diaminohydroxyphosphoribosylaminopyrimidine deaminase/5-amino-6-(5-phosphoribosylamino)uracil reductase RibD, which encodes MKSPELDRRFMAAALSIGRRNAGRTWPNPSVGAIVTRDDGAGPTVIGRGVTAPGGRPHAEPLALAEAGDAARGATAYVTLEPCSHQGRTGPCAVALRDAGVARVVTAIEDPNPLVAGQGHAILREAGIEVVTGILAEEAARDHAGHIRRVRDGRPHVRLKMAMSSDGFVGREGAGQIAISSPEALDYVHGLRTSTDAILVGIGTALSDDPSLTCRLPGLVDRSPVRVVLDSAGRLPVDSKLVRTAGDAPLWIVTTHRTDPALVAAWQEKGVTVLPVDADDSGRVSLPAALAAVSAQGITSVLVEGGPRVANALLDADLIDEMIFDVSPMAIGAGGIPAFSGKPPEAVPEDPRFVQIGDRRLGVDRVLRFWRKERS
- the nrdR gene encoding transcriptional regulator NrdR, with protein sequence MRCPYCGGDDTQVKDSRPSEDGAAIRRRRVCVTCGGRFTTFERVQLRELTVLKRSGRRVPFDREKLMRSVLTALRKRPVDAERVEQMVSGVVRRLESLGENEVTSEQIGLMVMEALRAVDDVAYVRFASVYRDFREAKDFGAFLEEFVPRGDD